A window of the Elusimicrobiota bacterium genome harbors these coding sequences:
- a CDS encoding 1-deoxy-D-xylulose-5-phosphate synthase — translation MRKVFIDTLVELAEKDPRVLLLTGDIGYLALEPFADKFPGRYFNGGVAEQNLVGVATGLAEAGFVPFVYSIATFSALRPYDFIRNGPALHRLPVRIVGVGGGFEYGHNGITHYAVEDVAVMRTQPGITVISPADNGQARSALLATWDIPGPVYYRLGKDAKTIVPGLDGRFERGRAQIVAEGGDLLILAMGSIAKEAAGAAEILRAKGLACTVAVVAEANPAPVDDLAGLLGKFKAAMTVEAHYINGALGSIAAEVIAEHGLSCRLARCGIRTMPAGFSGSEEYMNRACGLDRVSLAETALKLARESAFGGAEK, via the coding sequence ATGAGAAAAGTTTTTATTGACACACTGGTGGAACTGGCGGAAAAGGACCCGCGCGTGCTGCTGCTGACCGGGGATATCGGATACCTTGCACTTGAGCCGTTCGCGGACAAATTCCCGGGCCGGTATTTTAACGGCGGCGTGGCGGAGCAGAATCTGGTGGGCGTGGCCACGGGGCTGGCGGAGGCGGGCTTTGTGCCTTTTGTCTATTCCATAGCCACTTTTTCCGCGCTCAGACCCTACGATTTTATACGCAACGGCCCTGCGCTGCACCGCCTGCCGGTGCGCATCGTCGGAGTCGGCGGCGGCTTTGAATACGGGCATAACGGCATAACGCATTACGCCGTGGAGGATGTCGCGGTTATGAGAACGCAGCCGGGGATTACGGTCATTTCCCCGGCCGACAACGGGCAGGCGCGTTCCGCCCTGCTCGCAACGTGGGACATCCCCGGGCCTGTGTATTACCGGCTCGGTAAAGACGCCAAAACGATAGTGCCGGGGCTCGACGGGCGTTTTGAGCGCGGGCGCGCGCAGATAGTGGCCGAAGGCGGCGACCTGCTTATCCTGGCTATGGGCAGCATAGCGAAAGAGGCCGCCGGCGCAGCCGAAATACTGCGCGCGAAAGGCCTCGCCTGCACGGTGGCCGTGGTGGCCGAGGCGAACCCGGCCCCGGTTGACGACTTGGCCGGGCTGCTGGGGAAATTTAAAGCCGCGATGACCGTGGAAGCGCATTACATAAACGGAGCCCTGGGCTCTATCGCGGCGGAGGTTATAGCGGAGCACGGGCTGTCCTGCAGGCTTGCCAGATGCGGCATCAGGACGATGCCGGCTGGTTTCTCCGGCAGCGAAGAATACATGAACCGCGCCTGCGGATTGGACCGCGTGTCGCTGGCGGAGACCGCGCTTAAGCTCGCCCGGGAAAGCGCCTTTGGCGGAGCGGAAAAATGA
- a CDS encoding transketolase has product MADNSLPITSYSVRKIILERSWRAKVGHIGSALSVADIIAALYSGVIKAEKTKSPERDRFVLSKGHAALALYAALHLKGFISRDELETFCGDGSALGVHPESSLGCVDFSTGALGQGLSMAAGAALAARLQNSRRRVFALLSDGECNEGAVWEAAMFAAHHKLSNLTAIIDLNGQQAFGYTEEVLSMSPMAGRWRAFNWDVREVDGHDIKALQAVLSSPASENGKPRMVVARTVFGKGVPFMESKIKWHYWPMSEEEYRLALAAIEKLK; this is encoded by the coding sequence ATGGCTGACAACTCACTTCCTATAACTTCTTACTCCGTAAGAAAAATAATTCTTGAACGATCATGGCGCGCGAAAGTGGGGCATATCGGCTCGGCCCTTTCCGTGGCCGATATAATAGCGGCGCTTTATTCCGGGGTGATCAAAGCTGAAAAGACCAAGAGCCCGGAGCGCGACCGCTTTGTGCTTTCAAAAGGCCACGCCGCCCTTGCGCTTTACGCCGCGCTTCACCTTAAGGGTTTTATCTCGCGCGATGAACTGGAGACGTTCTGCGGCGACGGGTCCGCGCTCGGAGTACACCCGGAAAGTTCCCTCGGGTGCGTAGATTTTTCCACCGGCGCGCTGGGGCAGGGTCTGTCTATGGCGGCGGGCGCAGCCCTGGCCGCGCGCCTTCAGAATTCCCGGCGAAGGGTTTTCGCGCTGCTGAGCGACGGGGAATGCAACGAGGGCGCGGTCTGGGAAGCCGCCATGTTCGCGGCCCATCACAAGCTTTCAAACCTGACAGCCATTATTGACCTCAACGGCCAGCAGGCTTTCGGCTACACTGAGGAAGTCCTCTCCATGTCGCCGATGGCCGGGCGTTGGCGGGCTTTCAACTGGGACGTGCGCGAAGTGGATGGTCATGACATAAAAGCCCTGCAGGCCGTCCTGTCCTCTCCCGCATCCGAAAACGGCAAGCCGCGCATGGTAGTGGCGCGCACCGTTTTCGGCAAGGGCGTGCCTTTCATGGAAAGCAAGATCAAGTGGCATTACTGGCCCATGTCGGAAGAAGAATACCGGCTGGCGCTGGCCGCTATTGAAAAACTGAAATGA
- a CDS encoding NAD(P)-binding protein, with the protein MLETDVLIIGGGLAGLSAAGALEGKKSYIAAERENRPGGLAATVKKGGFHFDYSGHLLHLRWPKTAALILDALKGNCSRIKRDARIYAHKNWTPYPFQVNLSGMPYKVKSECVGGFLAAYNNSHRPYAIGHTQKSPEVFSRWSRRVFGDGISKHFMLPYNAKLWQYPLERLTTEWCAPFVPVPKPEEVLEGAYGKRRDGLGYNTVFHYPKRGGIGALANAMALIAGGLRLGLEIDSLNLKKRVANIRHFGPVNFKHLINTTPLNEFIGRTEDAPAAVKRAAAALRHNTVYVLNLGVKGVRSDMHWGYFPEARFPFYRAGIASNFSKKLAPAGCASFYIEIATDGRALNLASAETEVINGLKACGLIENSGQIVEKLWLKIPCAYVIYNRERTEALPVIFDWLKANKASSIGRYGAWKYSFMEESVKEGLEAAEKILGNR; encoded by the coding sequence ATGCTGGAAACTGACGTTCTAATAATCGGCGGCGGGCTTGCCGGCCTCTCCGCGGCCGGGGCGCTGGAAGGCAAAAAAAGTTACATAGCAGCCGAACGCGAGAATCGCCCGGGCGGCCTTGCCGCCACGGTAAAAAAAGGCGGGTTCCATTTTGATTATTCCGGCCACCTGCTGCACCTGCGCTGGCCAAAAACCGCGGCCCTGATACTGGACGCGCTTAAGGGCAATTGCTCCCGTATAAAACGCGACGCCCGTATTTACGCCCACAAAAACTGGACGCCGTATCCCTTCCAGGTGAACCTGTCCGGCATGCCGTATAAAGTAAAAAGCGAATGCGTGGGAGGATTCCTTGCGGCGTACAACAACAGCCATAGGCCATACGCCATAGGCCATACGCAGAAAAGCCCGGAAGTATTCAGCCGCTGGAGCAGAAGGGTTTTCGGAGACGGGATTTCAAAACATTTCATGCTGCCTTACAACGCCAAGCTCTGGCAATACCCGCTGGAGCGCCTTACCACCGAATGGTGCGCGCCTTTCGTGCCGGTGCCCAAACCTGAAGAAGTGCTTGAGGGCGCCTACGGAAAACGGCGCGACGGCCTGGGCTACAACACCGTTTTTCATTATCCGAAACGCGGCGGCATAGGGGCGCTGGCCAACGCTATGGCCCTGATAGCCGGCGGCCTGCGCCTGGGGCTTGAGATTGATAGTCTTAACCTTAAAAAACGCGTGGCAAATATCCGCCATTTCGGCCCGGTTAATTTTAAACACCTGATAAACACAACTCCGCTGAATGAATTTATCGGCAGAACTGAGGACGCTCCAGCCGCGGTAAAGCGGGCGGCGGCCGCCTTGCGCCACAATACTGTTTACGTGCTGAACCTTGGGGTCAAAGGCGTAAGGTCAGACATGCACTGGGGATATTTCCCCGAAGCCCGCTTCCCCTTTTACCGGGCCGGCATAGCCAGCAATTTTTCAAAAAAACTTGCGCCGGCCGGCTGCGCCTCTTTCTATATTGAAATAGCCACCGACGGCCGGGCGCTGAACCTGGCCTCCGCCGAAACGGAAGTAATAAACGGACTTAAGGCCTGCGGCCTTATAGAAAATTCCGGCCAGATCGTTGAAAAACTCTGGCTTAAAATACCCTGCGCCTATGTGATTTATAACAGGGAAAGAACCGAAGCGCTGCCCGTGATTTTTGACTGGCTTAAGGCCAATAAAGCCTCCTCCATAGGCCGCTACGGCGCCTGGAAATATTCATTCATGGAAGAAAGCGTAAAAGAAGGCCTGGAAGCGGCGGAGAAAATACTAGGTAACCGGTAA
- the dapA gene encoding 4-hydroxy-tetrahydrodipicolinate synthase: MLQLKGCFTAIVTPFKNGGIDREALKKIVKFQLKGGVSGLVPCGSTGEAATLTPEEYLEVIKLAVEEAGGKVPVVPGVGTNSTAKSVEMVKKVSTLGVNGLLAVVPYYNKPTQDGMIAHFSELARATRLSMILYNIPGRTGVNMLPATVLALRKKFSNIIGIKEASGNLDQVSEIVNILDRDFAVMSGDDSLTLPMMSVGARGVISVVSNIAPAETAKMCDLFLKGGTDTAAKMHHALFPLIKTLFIETNPIPVKYAASLLGLCGYEPRLPLTPLTEKSRYALKKAMVEAGLL, from the coding sequence ATGCTTCAGCTGAAAGGTTGTTTTACGGCTATAGTAACTCCGTTTAAAAACGGCGGGATTGACCGGGAGGCTCTGAAAAAAATCGTGAAGTTCCAGCTTAAAGGCGGCGTCTCTGGCCTGGTGCCCTGCGGTTCCACCGGCGAGGCGGCCACTCTTACTCCCGAGGAATACCTTGAAGTTATAAAACTGGCGGTGGAAGAGGCGGGGGGAAAAGTGCCGGTGGTGCCCGGCGTTGGCACCAATTCCACGGCAAAATCCGTTGAAATGGTGAAAAAAGTTTCCACTCTCGGGGTGAACGGACTTCTTGCCGTTGTGCCCTATTACAATAAGCCCACGCAGGACGGCATGATAGCGCATTTTTCTGAATTGGCCCGCGCCACCCGCCTGTCCATGATCCTTTACAATATCCCCGGGCGTACAGGTGTGAACATGCTGCCGGCGACCGTGCTGGCATTAAGAAAGAAATTCTCAAACATCATCGGAATTAAAGAGGCGTCCGGCAATCTTGACCAGGTGAGCGAAATAGTAAATATTCTTGATAGGGATTTCGCGGTTATGAGCGGGGACGATTCCCTTACGCTTCCTATGATGTCCGTGGGGGCGCGCGGAGTTATTTCGGTGGTTTCAAATATCGCCCCCGCCGAAACCGCAAAAATGTGCGACCTGTTCCTTAAAGGCGGGACCGACACGGCGGCAAAGATGCATCACGCGCTGTTTCCGCTGATCAAAACGCTGTTTATTGAAACCAACCCCATCCCGGTAAAATACGCGGCTTCTCTTTTAGGGCTTTGCGGTTATGAGCCGCGCCTGCCGCTCACTCCGCTTACAGAAAAGAGCCGCTATGCCCTGAAGAAAGCCATGGTGGAAGCCGGTTTGCTCTAA
- the dapF gene encoding diaminopimelate epimerase yields MKLDFFKMSGAGNDFVLLTGPALFPKKGQSEGFKKLAVKLCAVKTAVGADGLLYVNKSGPGVINMRYFNSDGSETFCGNGSRCAAWWAYASGLIKNKKFLLKSVSGCLPVEIVSLETVKMRMPDVEAVSLFHKGVWPHPLKAVHFLNTGVPHAVAVVKNLKTLDVAALGRLMRHHKAFGKAGTNVDFVRVENGVVKIRTYERGVEAETLACGTGITASAIAFGLCEGLRSPVKITSKSGERFKVWYKPSGGRVTDIYIQGPAKIIFKGTIEI; encoded by the coding sequence ATGAAACTTGATTTTTTTAAAATGTCCGGCGCGGGAAATGATTTTGTGCTGCTGACAGGCCCCGCACTTTTTCCCAAAAAGGGCCAAAGTGAGGGGTTTAAAAAGCTGGCCGTTAAACTTTGCGCCGTAAAAACCGCCGTCGGGGCCGACGGGCTTTTGTATGTAAATAAGTCGGGGCCCGGCGTCATAAACATGCGCTACTTTAACTCGGACGGTTCCGAGACCTTCTGCGGTAACGGCTCGCGCTGTGCGGCCTGGTGGGCTTACGCATCGGGTCTGATAAAAAATAAAAAATTTCTGCTTAAAAGCGTAAGCGGCTGCCTGCCGGTTGAAATAGTTTCTCTTGAAACCGTAAAAATGCGCATGCCCGATGTGGAGGCGGTATCGCTTTTCCATAAAGGCGTATGGCCGCATCCGCTCAAAGCGGTCCATTTTTTAAACACCGGAGTTCCGCACGCGGTGGCCGTGGTGAAAAACCTGAAAACGCTGGATGTGGCGGCGCTGGGACGCTTAATGCGCCATCACAAAGCCTTCGGCAAAGCCGGGACTAATGTGGATTTCGTCCGTGTGGAAAATGGGGTTGTAAAAATACGCACCTATGAACGCGGAGTTGAAGCGGAAACGCTCGCCTGCGGCACCGGAATTACAGCCTCAGCCATAGCGTTCGGGCTTTGCGAAGGTCTGCGCTCCCCGGTGAAAATCACCTCAAAAAGCGGTGAAAGATTTAAAGTGTGGTACAAACCATCCGGAGGGCGGGTTACGGACATATACATACAAGGCCCGGCAAAAATAATTTTTAAGGGAACAATAGAAATTTGA
- a CDS encoding tetratricopeptide repeat protein yields the protein MRKIILLLLLTFLPAEVFCFFFSRGPDKTPEMFEAIRGDFENGNCASVLDKADAFLKEGPSAELKETAYQYMGRCYEREGLADKAISLYNLASGLYPENFFFAARLAGIYLDTGFYENAVTLFTKILAVRSDDLEANLGLARAYSRLGFLARAKTHYSIAVALTDFGDPAVLAEYASVMIQKRDWPEVIMLTEKGRASEPANAFWPRTLARVQAGKGDYKKAWAYMNSALKLSPENRPLALERALYLLLSGNTEAAGTEADIALAKVSKDPLASLIKAMAFFKEGKNDQARGFFELAARNGEPFTAQIAEAFLKAAGAKK from the coding sequence ATGAGAAAGATCATTCTGCTGCTTTTGTTGACATTTTTGCCGGCTGAGGTTTTTTGCTTTTTTTTCAGCAGGGGACCGGACAAAACCCCCGAAATGTTCGAGGCTATACGAGGTGATTTTGAAAACGGCAACTGCGCATCTGTCCTTGATAAGGCCGACGCTTTCCTGAAAGAGGGGCCTTCCGCGGAACTTAAGGAGACCGCCTACCAATACATGGGCCGCTGTTACGAACGCGAGGGGCTTGCCGACAAGGCCATAAGCTTATATAACCTGGCCTCCGGGCTTTATCCTGAAAATTTCTTTTTTGCCGCGCGTCTTGCCGGCATATACCTGGATACGGGTTTTTATGAAAATGCCGTAACGCTTTTTACAAAAATCCTCGCAGTCCGTTCCGACGATCTGGAAGCGAATCTGGGCCTGGCCAGAGCTTACTCAAGGCTCGGGTTTCTCGCCAGGGCAAAGACTCATTATTCCATAGCCGTTGCGCTCACTGATTTCGGCGATCCGGCTGTGCTCGCGGAATACGCTTCGGTGATGATTCAAAAGCGGGATTGGCCGGAAGTCATAATGCTGACCGAAAAGGGGCGGGCATCCGAACCCGCAAACGCTTTCTGGCCGCGGACGCTTGCACGGGTTCAGGCGGGCAAAGGCGACTATAAGAAAGCCTGGGCTTACATGAATTCCGCGCTCAAGCTTTCTCCTGAAAACCGCCCCCTGGCGCTTGAAAGGGCGTTGTATTTGCTTTTATCCGGCAATACCGAAGCGGCAGGTACCGAGGCTGACATAGCGCTTGCCAAGGTTTCAAAAGATCCGTTGGCTTCGCTTATAAAAGCCATGGCGTTTTTTAAAGAAGGAAAAAACGACCAGGCACGCGGCTTCTTTGAGCTGGCCGCCCGGAACGGAGAGCCCTTTACGGCGCAGATAGCGGAGGCTTTTCTTAAAGCCGCAGGTGCGAAGAAATGA
- a CDS encoding patatin-like phospholipase family protein: MRFSLLISFFCAALTLAPVCARAQESDDDILRGALWTKLIVSKPPSRPRVGLALSGGGARGFAHAGLLEVLGYAGFPIDMVSGTSMGAVIGSLYANGMSVEEIWKFGLEASQSKVSRDFKGIKLLRLLLTDKLITPTYIERFIDTRLGDLSFEKLKLPFACVAMDLRTGEKIIFTEGELAPAVRASVNLPGIFAPVQYRQRYLVDGGVVDFIPIDAARGLGADWVLASVTESLPGEMPGNVLLSLLQVIDIRGSMLARNSEKDADFLIKPEVEGIQVADFEKCAQAGDAGVIEASRRLEKAEESLLASSVPLLLAKP; this comes from the coding sequence ATGCGTTTTTCACTATTAATATCATTTTTCTGTGCCGCGCTGACCCTCGCACCGGTATGCGCGCGCGCACAGGAAAGCGACGACGACATACTGCGCGGAGCGCTTTGGACCAAACTTATTGTTTCAAAACCGCCTAGCCGCCCCAGAGTGGGGCTCGCGCTGTCGGGCGGCGGAGCCAGGGGCTTTGCCCACGCGGGCCTGCTTGAGGTCCTGGGATACGCGGGGTTCCCCATTGACATGGTTTCAGGTACCTCCATGGGGGCTGTTATCGGCTCTCTTTACGCGAACGGCATGAGCGTTGAGGAAATATGGAAGTTCGGGCTTGAGGCCTCCCAATCCAAGGTTTCGCGCGACTTTAAGGGGATCAAGCTGCTTCGGCTGCTGCTTACCGACAAGCTGATCACCCCCACCTATATTGAACGTTTCATAGACACGCGTCTTGGAGACTTGAGTTTTGAAAAATTAAAACTCCCCTTTGCCTGCGTGGCCATGGATTTAAGGACCGGCGAAAAAATAATTTTTACCGAAGGGGAACTGGCGCCCGCGGTGCGCGCAAGCGTCAACCTGCCCGGCATTTTCGCGCCGGTGCAATACCGCCAGCGCTACCTGGTGGACGGCGGCGTGGTGGATTTTATCCCGATAGACGCGGCGCGCGGGCTTGGAGCCGACTGGGTGCTGGCGAGCGTGACGGAAAGTCTGCCGGGCGAAATGCCCGGGAACGTGCTTTTGTCGCTTTTGCAGGTTATAGATATACGCGGCTCGATGCTGGCCAGAAATTCAGAGAAGGACGCCGATTTTCTTATAAAGCCCGAGGTGGAAGGGATACAGGTGGCTGATTTTGAGAAATGCGCCCAGGCAGGCGACGCGGGAGTTATTGAGGCTTCAAGGCGGCTTGAGAAAGCCGAGGAATCGCTGCTTGCCAGTTCCGTCCCGCTGTTACTGGCCAAACCATGA
- a CDS encoding TolC family protein, which yields MPKKMRVVLIALFFPAVVFAQRAQDTLTLDEVIRLTVKNNPAVLAAEQGIIIARQRVHEARFLNLPQFSLSGTFSRVNLEYPTVLGPELGDRYLAADVNDNFYTLRAYALQPLYTGGRNTSTVRLAQTAHNQAKVDYETVKNDAIFNAKMTFYSVLYNKALNACAVRCFARAETLAAGLKKDSFENIEVELALVRLRSELELSQKNLESAGAALVKLLNREPGYQVEITGEFVLQPVNESVTKSLVTAMESRSEMKSEIYKAQMDDIAVNMALFRRNPNIYLGASYDVIGYKTAIPGGAIKSNNWMASVGINFPLSYDIWTQVLQKKAQQRQGDLKRVELQDNIRFEITSAYKDLEFWQKEAQDRKAVFERLDAEYETAMRNNKASMGALRSLCPLCDFEKKYFESVYNQLLARIKLEWAQGHDLEK from the coding sequence ATGCCAAAAAAGATGCGGGTTGTTCTTATAGCGTTGTTCTTTCCGGCTGTGGTTTTTGCCCAGCGCGCTCAGGATACTTTGACCCTGGACGAAGTCATAAGGCTTACCGTAAAAAACAATCCGGCCGTTTTGGCGGCCGAACAGGGCATTATCATCGCCAGACAGCGCGTGCACGAAGCGCGCTTTCTTAACCTGCCTCAATTTTCCCTTTCCGGCACTTTCAGCCGGGTTAACCTTGAATATCCCACGGTGCTGGGTCCGGAGCTGGGAGACCGCTATCTTGCCGCCGATGTGAACGACAATTTTTACACCCTCAGGGCTTATGCCCTTCAGCCGCTCTATACCGGCGGGCGCAATACCAGTACCGTGCGCTTGGCCCAAACCGCTCATAATCAGGCCAAGGTCGATTATGAAACAGTCAAAAATGACGCTATTTTTAACGCCAAAATGACTTTTTACTCGGTGCTTTACAACAAGGCGCTTAACGCCTGCGCGGTGCGCTGTTTTGCCAGGGCAGAAACGCTTGCGGCGGGCCTGAAAAAAGACTCCTTTGAAAATATTGAAGTGGAACTGGCCCTTGTCAGACTGCGTTCCGAACTTGAATTGTCCCAAAAAAACCTTGAATCCGCCGGCGCCGCGTTGGTAAAGCTGTTGAACCGTGAACCCGGTTATCAGGTGGAGATCACCGGGGAATTTGTTCTTCAGCCGGTAAATGAGAGCGTCACTAAAAGTCTGGTAACGGCTATGGAATCCCGTTCCGAGATGAAGAGTGAAATTTATAAGGCGCAGATGGACGATATAGCCGTAAACATGGCGCTGTTCCGGCGCAACCCTAATATTTATCTGGGGGCAAGCTACGATGTTATAGGCTACAAGACCGCCATCCCGGGCGGCGCCATAAAGTCCAACAATTGGATGGCTTCCGTAGGTATAAATTTTCCGCTTTCCTACGATATCTGGACCCAGGTCCTGCAAAAAAAAGCCCAGCAGCGTCAGGGGGATCTAAAAAGGGTGGAACTGCAGGATAATATACGCTTTGAGATAACAAGCGCCTATAAAGACCTTGAGTTCTGGCAGAAAGAGGCGCAGGACCGCAAGGCGGTTTTTGAGCGCCTTGATGCGGAGTATGAAACGGCTATGCGGAACAATAAAGCGTCGATGGGCGCCCTGCGGTCACTTTGCCCGTTATGCGATTTTGAAAAAAAATATTTCGAGAGTGTTTACAACCAGCTGCTTGCGAGAATAAAACTTGAGTGGGCCCAGGGGCATGATCTGGAGAAATAG
- a CDS encoding methyl-accepting chemotaxis protein, with protein sequence MTENTQAKPAQQFQRKTIMIKKGLQYRYMALIFFSVFIAFIIAGLDILWTVSKVVGEHPMMIPLLDELSSTVPLFAIKLVMFMVIVLIVSAVISHRMAGPIFKFEKSCATVAGGDLTHRVYLRKGDQLTDLQDQFNNMVKAVHETTRALDEFSKEASLAHPDLGPKAEALSKKILEIMPNYKI encoded by the coding sequence ATGACTGAAAATACCCAGGCAAAACCGGCGCAGCAGTTCCAGCGCAAGACCATAATGATAAAAAAGGGCCTGCAGTACCGCTATATGGCCCTTATATTTTTCAGCGTGTTCATAGCTTTTATTATAGCGGGGCTTGACATACTGTGGACCGTGTCAAAGGTGGTGGGAGAACATCCCATGATGATACCGCTGCTTGATGAGCTGTCCTCAACAGTGCCGCTTTTCGCCATAAAGTTAGTGATGTTCATGGTGATAGTGCTTATAGTGTCGGCGGTCATTTCTCACCGCATGGCGGGGCCTATCTTTAAGTTCGAAAAAAGCTGCGCCACAGTGGCCGGCGGGGACCTTACGCACAGGGTGTATTTAAGGAAAGGTGATCAGCTTACGGACCTGCAGGACCAGTTTAACAACATGGTAAAAGCCGTGCACGAAACAACCCGCGCCCTGGACGAATTCAGCAAGGAAGCCTCGCTCGCTCATCCGGACCTGGGGCCTAAGGCCGAGGCGCTCTCAAAAAAAATCCTGGAGATAATGCCGAATTATAAGATTTAA
- a CDS encoding ATP-dependent 6-phosphofructokinase, whose translation MSKKIGILTGGGDCPGLNPAIRGCVYAAEKYGYTCIGITDGWKGLVEGLTMPLNKELVEYIIGKGGTILGTSRTNPFKKEENVKSCLENFKKLDLHALVAMGGEDTLGVATRFYKEHKLNVVGVPKTMDNDLNATDYTFGFDTSATKSMEAAEALIDTGRSHRRVMVLEVMGRHAGWVALFTAMAASADYVCIPEKKTNPADIVARIKEVYARKHFALVVTSEASELEEAGENAAMRELDQFGHLILRDRGMGERIAGFIEKQTGIETRSAVIGHMQRGGSPTLFDRMLATRVGVKAAQLVRDGKFGMMSALVGNTIVGVSLEKATGELKTVSKEWLELMEVLF comes from the coding sequence ATGTCTAAAAAAATCGGGATTTTAACGGGCGGGGGGGATTGCCCCGGGCTTAACCCGGCCATCCGCGGCTGCGTGTACGCGGCCGAGAAATACGGCTACACGTGCATAGGCATCACCGACGGCTGGAAAGGGCTGGTGGAAGGCCTTACCATGCCTTTAAACAAGGAATTGGTCGAATATATTATCGGCAAGGGCGGGACCATCCTTGGCACTTCACGCACCAATCCCTTTAAAAAAGAGGAAAACGTTAAAAGCTGCCTTGAGAATTTCAAGAAACTTGACCTTCATGCTTTGGTCGCTATGGGCGGCGAAGATACTCTTGGCGTGGCCACTCGTTTTTACAAGGAGCATAAGCTGAACGTGGTGGGTGTGCCGAAGACCATGGACAACGATCTTAACGCCACCGATTACACTTTCGGTTTTGACACTTCAGCCACCAAGTCCATGGAGGCCGCCGAGGCCCTTATTGACACGGGCCGCAGCCACCGCCGGGTGATGGTTCTTGAGGTTATGGGCCGCCACGCCGGCTGGGTGGCGCTGTTTACCGCCATGGCCGCTTCGGCCGATTATGTATGTATACCCGAGAAGAAAACAAACCCGGCTGACATCGTGGCCAGGATCAAGGAAGTTTACGCGCGCAAACACTTCGCCCTGGTGGTAACAAGCGAGGCCTCCGAGCTTGAAGAAGCGGGTGAAAACGCGGCCATGCGCGAGCTTGACCAGTTCGGCCACCTGATCTTACGGGACCGCGGCATGGGCGAGCGCATAGCGGGCTTTATAGAAAAACAGACCGGCATAGAAACCCGCTCCGCCGTTATCGGCCACATGCAGCGCGGCGGTTCACCCACTCTGTTTGACAGGATGCTGGCCACCCGGGTGGGAGTTAAAGCGGCACAATTGGTGCGCGACGGTAAATTCGGCATGATGAGCGCGCTTGTGGGCAACACGATAGTGGGTGTTTCGCTTGAAAAAGCCACAGGCGAGCTGAAGACCGTTTCAAAAGAGTGGCTTGAACTGATGGAAGTGCTTTTCTAA